Proteins encoded by one window of Dreissena polymorpha isolate Duluth1 chromosome 11, UMN_Dpol_1.0, whole genome shotgun sequence:
- the LOC127851800 gene encoding uncharacterized protein LOC127851800, giving the protein MRAWAPGVIDANQFLMLKFATPVYVTKVDVYETFNAGGVKEIGCFDFQEEMWPNGTMVVNRRWIWLWSTPQVSVVEYARIFSPTFESTIRCFSDTILLVIDCTAANDWVEIDAVRLKGYQESWSRLAKREHVNEVLVDEGDKAVTAVEPAAAKMSIKQLLAHVRK; this is encoded by the exons ATGAGGGCATGGGCCCCAGGTGTCATCGACGCAAACCAGTTCTTAATG TTGAAGTTCGCCACCCCCGTCTACGTAACAAAAGTCGACGTCTACGAGACTTTCAATGCTGGCGGTGTCAAGGAAATTGGGTGCTTCGATTTCCAAGAAGAAATGTGGCCCAACGGAACAATGGTCGTTAACAGGAGGTGGATATGGCTATGGTCGACGCCCCAAGTATCCGTTGTTGAGTATGCGAGGATATTTAGTCCAACGTTTGAG TCTACAATTCGTTGTTTCTCGGACACCATTCTGCTGGTTATCGACTGCACCgctgcaaacgactgggtggagATAGACGCTGTGAGGCTGAAAGGCTACCAGG agTCGTGGAGTCGTCTTGCAAAACGTGAGCATGTGAATGAAGTGCTAGTAGATGAGGGGGACAAGGCCGTTACAGCCGTTGAGCCGGCAGCAGCAAAGATGAGCATCAAGCAGCTACTCGCGCACGTTAGGAAATAG